DNA sequence from the Myxococcaceae bacterium genome:
AAGGCCAAAAAAAACGATTGCAAAGCCAGCTGATGATTCCCAATCCGTGAGATTCAAAAACACTATTCGCAATCTCCGCAAATTCCATACAACTCCATTCGATGGTGAATCAAACGAAATCCTTTCTGTTTTGCAACGCGTTCTTGTAGAACTTCGATTTCCAAATTCTCAAATTCAACAATTTGATCGCATTCTTCGCAAATGAGATGATCATGATGCTCCGCTGGGTTATCCACCCACTCGAAACGAGCCTCCGAATTACCAAAGTGATGAGCTCGCACCCAATGTTCGCTTTGAAATAGCTTCAGAGTTCGGTACACGGTCGCCTGCCCCACGCGGGCTTTTCGTTTGCGAACCAAATCCAAAATTTGATCGGCCGTTTTATGAGTTCCACCGCTTCGAAGAGCATCCCGGATCAGTTCTCGTGCTGGCGTCATTCGCAAGGGACGAGATCGCCTCCCACACAGGGCGAGTTCCGGATTCGCCCCCATCGATTCCAACAAAACCATTTCCGCAGCAACCTGGCGAGCCGCTTCGAACTCACTGCGTTCGTGATCATAGCCTTGCAAATGAGTCAATCCATGAACAAAGAGCACGTCGAGCTCTTCTTCGAGCGAGTGCCCAAACTGAAGAGCTTGAATTTGCGCGCGTTCCACCGATATAAAGATGTCTCCCAAAATACCCTCTAGGCCCGGCATCGGCTGACCTTCTTGAGCGGCGAATGACAAGACGTCTGTTGCTTGATCCTTCTTTCTCCACTGAAAATTGAGCTGCCTCATTTCAGCATCGTCTAGGAAAGTAAGCGCAACAGCTCCTTCGATCGAAACCTTCTTAAAACGATGACGAACAAGTGTTCGTATCGCTCTAGGCAGTAGATTCGAACCTTGAAATGAGATTTCAGCAGTTACCAAATAATCTTCCTCAAAACAGCCGCCAGACGGTATCCAGCGAGTGACAAGCGTTTCTTGATGGTCGATTTTGCTTGCTTCACATAGGCTGAGCTCACTTCTTGATCCTCGGGTGTTGCATAGGCTTCGGATTTTGCAATCTCGTAGCTTTCTTTAGACCAGGCATGAAAATCTATTTTTTCGTTTAAGATCTTCTTTTCTTTGGGGAATTCGGCCTGAATCTCTTGCGCAGCACGGATCAATGAATTTTCGGAGATCTCATCCATAAAACCAAATCCGCTGTCCCAAAGGCTATGCAGGTTCTGCTTCTTGCCTTGATATCGAACGAAGAATAAATTTCCTCCCTTATCGCCTTTGGGAAATTTGGCTGTCACGCGAGAGATGCAATGCAGCGGCTGATGAATATCTCCCATTAAGTGGACGAGATTCGATTGAAAAATTTTTGAGAAATGAGGGTACTGATTTCTATCTTTTTTGTAATGGTTTTCCAGAGCTCGCTTGGATTCCTTCAGCGCCCAAACGATATTGTTTTTTTCTTCGACCAGACTGATTTTTGCTTGGATCGGTTCCTCTACTAAAGGATAGTCAATATAGTGCCAGCCTGAGAGAGTCGTTGAGATCGATCGATATCCATCAGGCTCATCCGCCATCTGAACAAGATCTCCAAATCGATCCTGGATTTGTTTCTGCTCAGCCTCTGAAAACTGATTCAAAGCAATCTGCGCAACGACACGGTGCCCCATCTTATACCAAGCAGACGCTGAAATCGAAGTTAAGCTGAGCGCAAGAATTCCAATACTAGATAAAATCTGCATAATCTGTTTTTTCCCAACTAAACGTTTCATCAACGCGGCCAAAGTGACCATAGGCCGCGGTTGCTTCATAGATGGGCTTCAAGAGATCGAGATGCTTGATCAAACCCGCTGGCGTCAAGGGAAAGAGCTCCTGCACACGCTTAGCCAAGAGAGCATCTTCGCGAACTCCCGTACCAAAGGTATCAACCATCACGCTCACCGGTTCTGCGACACCGATTGCATAAGCAAGCTGAATCTCGCACCGTTTCGCCAATCCTGCTGCAACAATATTTTTCGCGATGTACCGAGCCATGTAAGCAGCCGATCGATCGACCTTGGAAGGGTCCTTCCCCGAAAAAGCTCCGCCGCCATGACGCCCCATGCCACCATAAGTATCCACAATAATTTTTCGACCTGTCACCCCAGTATCTCCCATAGGACCTCCAATCACGAATTTCCCCGTTGGGTTAATGTGATACTGAATCCCAGGCATACGAAGCTCTTCAGGTATTTCTCGTTTGATGACTTCTTCCATCATCGCCTCCCTCAAGGACTTTGTGTCTACATCGGGAGTATGCTGCGCAGATAGGACAACCGCCTGAATTCCAATCGGCTTTCCAGCCTCGTAAGCAACCGTTACTTGGCTTTTTCCATCGGGTCTCAACCAGCTCAAAACCTTATCGTGACGCACTTGAGCCAAACGCCGTGTTAAACGATG
Encoded proteins:
- a CDS encoding methionine adenosyltransferase, yielding MNKHSMLFTSESVTEGHPDKMADQVSDAILDAMLTGDMESRCAVETLFKTGVCIVAGEVRTRSWVDIPSVVRRTINRIGYTSSEAGFDGFTCGVLVAIEGQSTDIAVGVDSTDTKEQGAGDQGMMFGYASDETPELMPMPIAYAHRLTRRLAQVRHDKVLSWLRPDGKSQVTVAYEAGKPIGIQAVVLSAQHTPDVDTKSLREAMMEEVIKREIPEELRMPGIQYHINPTGKFVIGGPMGDTGVTGRKIIVDTYGGMGRHGGGAFSGKDPSKVDRSAAYMARYIAKNIVAAGLAKRCEIQLAYAIGVAEPVSVMVDTFGTGVREDALLAKRVQELFPLTPAGLIKHLDLLKPIYEATAAYGHFGRVDETFSWEKTDYADFI
- a CDS encoding S1/P1 nuclease: MQILSSIGILALSLTSISASAWYKMGHRVVAQIALNQFSEAEQKQIQDRFGDLVQMADEPDGYRSISTTLSGWHYIDYPLVEEPIQAKISLVEEKNNIVWALKESKRALENHYKKDRNQYPHFSKIFQSNLVHLMGDIHQPLHCISRVTAKFPKGDKGGNLFFVRYQGKKQNLHSLWDSGFGFMDEISENSLIRAAQEIQAEFPKEKKILNEKIDFHAWSKESYEIAKSEAYATPEDQEVSSAYVKQAKSTIKKRLSLAGYRLAAVLRKIIW
- the ybeY gene encoding rRNA maturation RNase YbeY; this translates as MVTAEISFQGSNLLPRAIRTLVRHRFKKVSIEGAVALTFLDDAEMRQLNFQWRKKDQATDVLSFAAQEGQPMPGLEGILGDIFISVERAQIQALQFGHSLEEELDVLFVHGLTHLQGYDHERSEFEAARQVAAEMVLLESMGANPELALCGRRSRPLRMTPARELIRDALRSGGTHKTADQILDLVRKRKARVGQATVYRTLKLFQSEHWVRAHHFGNSEARFEWVDNPAEHHDHLICEECDQIVEFENLEIEVLQERVAKQKGFRLIHHRMELYGICGDCE